The following coding sequences lie in one Lolium perenne isolate Kyuss_39 chromosome 2, Kyuss_2.0, whole genome shotgun sequence genomic window:
- the LOC127335254 gene encoding protein FAR1-RELATED SEQUENCE 6-like, translating into MDTLQSDPYPRSSLQQQLTDTSTSFENNTVDLVKHDVPKPRVGMTFETVDLAYQSYLEYGYRAGFGVSKRTSHSVDGVKYRATFVCYKGGIARIKPGLKARRRLVAKTGCKAMMVVKYNASDNRWEVVFVELEHNHPCNPEMVRFMMCFKDLPDWQREHRPFNAKTRLNPKIHSGRGRPPNQNKEFMARSFSQSNYSIEAAGKCGKLRFAEGDVEALLVFFDKMQAQNSNFFYNWDMDDEGRLKNVCWVDAQSRAAYQHFSDVVCFDTVYLTYQFVIPLVAFLGINHHGQFVLLGCGLLGDESPETFSWLFKKWLKCMNDKAPEAIITTHSRPVVKAASEVFLNTRHRYNLWHIMKELPEMSGRVEDKEAISLRMKKVVYDTITSADFEREWVEMVNQYNLHDNCWLTTLFEERAKWVPAYVKDTFWAGISTVRRSERLEAFFDGYITPETTIKTFIEQFDTAMKLRSDREAYDDFRSFQQRPQALSGLLFEEQFANAYTINMFQKFQDQLKQLMNVNCIEVSKNGSIVTYTVTVIGKERKFDYRVMYNNAEKEVWCICRSFQFKGILCSHALAVLKQELVMLIPSKYILDRWRKDFKCPEEPKETPISPKAANATGNSAPENVREDKVDNLYNDGHQYFAEIVEMGATDPDAMEYVLSVMKEAKEKVRKFEESRKEKRPGESPASAGKKGDKSLKPSAEGAGISTPVSTPANTAMAPAAVPSSTPMSVPPAMMAMATTSAAVPPGMFFVPMHPHMVFPHFTPAVPAAVPPVVPPPAPTPNVVGSSSKKRKKRKGNT; encoded by the coding sequence ATGGACACCCTTCAGAGCGATCCTTATCCAAGGAGCAGCTTGCAACAGCAACTCACTGACACCTCCACATCCTTCGAGAATAACACCGTGGATTTGGTTAAGCATGATGTTCCCAAACCTCGGGTTGGCATGACTTTTGAGACGGTTGATTTGGCATACCAGTCTTACTTGGAGTACGGATACCGCGCAGGATTTGGAGTCTCAAAAAGAACTTCACATAGTGTTGATGGGGTAAAATACCGAGCCACATTTGTTTGTTACAAAGGTGGCATTGCTAGGATAAAGCCTGGCCTAAAAGCTCGAAGAAGGCTTGTTGCGAAGACTGGCTGCAAAGCTATGATGGTAGTGAAGTACAATGCGAGTGATAACCGTTGGGAAGTAGTGTTTGTTGAGCTGGAGCATAACCACCCATGTAATCCTGAAATGGTCAGGTTCATGATGTGTTTTAAGGATCTCCCTGACTGGCAGAGGGAGCACCGCCCATTCAACGCGAAGACTAGGTTGAATCCAAAGATTCATTCTGGTAGAGGTAGGCCACCCAACCAAAACAAAGAATTCATGGCGAGGTCCTTCTCTCAGTCAAATTATTCTATTGAAGCAGCTGGCAAGTGTGGGAAGCTGAGGTTTGCAGAGGGTGATGTTGAAGCACTATTAGTATTTTTTGATAAGATGCAAGCTCAAAATTCCAACTTCTTCTACAACTGGGACATGGATGATGAAGGCCGTCTCAAGAATGTTTGCTGGGTCGATGCACAATCTAGAGCTGCATATCAGCATTTCAGTGATGTTGTCTGCTTTGATACCGTTTATTTGACATACCAGTTTGTCATTCCATTGGTTGCTTTTCTTGGAATCAACCATCATGGTCAGTTTGTATTGTTAGGATGCGGTTTACTGGGAGATGAGTCTCCAGAGACCTTTTCATGGTTATTCAAGAAATGGCTAAAATGTATGAATGATAAAGCACCTGAAGCAATTATTACCACCCATTCAAGACCAGTAGTCAAAGCAGCCTCTGAGGTATTTCTGAATACTCGTCACAGATACAACCTCTGGCATATAATGAAAGAGCTTCCTGAAATGTCTGGAAGAGTTGAGGATAAAGAGGCAATTAGCCTGAGAATGAAAAAGGTAGTCTATGACACCATTACATCAGCTGATTTTGAGAGGGAGTGGGTTGAGATGGTCAATCAGTACAACCTTCATGATAATTGCTGGCTCACAACCTTGTTTGAAGAGAGGGCAAAGTGGGTGCCAGCATATGTGAAGGATACTTTCTGGGCTGGTATCTCTACTGTTCGCCGCAGTGAACGGTTGGAGGCCTTTTTCGATGGATATATTACACCAGAGACCACAATAAAGACATTTATTGAACAATTTGATACTGCTATGAAGCTTAGGTCTGATCGAGAAGCCTACGACGACTTCCGTTCCTTTCAGCAAAGGCCACAAGCCCTCTCTGGTTTGTTGTTTGAGGAGCAATTTGCAAATGCTTATACGATCAATATGTTTCAGAAGTTTCAGGATCAGTTAAAGCAGCTGATGAATGTGAATTGCATTGAAGTCAGTAAGAATGGATCAATAGTCACCTACACTGTGACTGTCATCGGGAAGGAGAGAAAGTTTGACTATAGAGTGATGTATAACAATGCTGAGAAAGAAGTGTGGTGTATCTGCAGGTCATTCCAGTTTAAAGGTATTTTGTGTAGCCATGCTCTTGCGGTCTTGAAGCAAGAGCTTGTGATGCTAATACCTTCCAAATACATTCTTGATCGGTGGAGGAAGGACTTCAAATGCCCTGAGGAACCCAAGGAAACTCCCATCTCACCAAAAGCGGCAAACGCTACAGGGAATAGTGCACCAGAAAATGTTCGTGAAGATAAAGTGGACAATCTCTACAATGATGGCCACCAGTACTTTGCTGAGATTGTGGAAATGGGAGCAACTGATCCTGATGCAATGGAATATGTTCTGTCTGTGATGAAAGAAGCTAAAGAGAAGGTACGCAAGTTTGAGGAATCTCGAAAAGAGAAAAGGCCCGGAGAAAGCCCAGCTTCTGCTGGTAAGAAAGGTGATAAGTCTCTAAAGCCATCTGCTGAAGGTGCGGGAATTAGCACACCAGTCTCAACACCTGCGAATACAGCAATGGCTCCAGCGGCAGTGCCATCATCTACACCGATGTCAGTGCCACCGGCAATGATGGCTATGGCAACCACGTCGGCAGCGGTGCCTCCAGGAATGTTTTTTGTGCCGATGCACCCACATATGGTTTTTCCACACTTCACTCCTGCTGTACCAGCAGCAGTACCACCTGTAGTGCCACCCCCAGCACCAACACCCAATGTGGTGGGCAGCTCCTCGAAGAAGAGAAAGAAGAGAAAGGGCAACACTTGA